The following are from one region of the Theropithecus gelada isolate Dixy chromosome 6, Tgel_1.0, whole genome shotgun sequence genome:
- the CANX gene encoding LOW QUALITY PROTEIN: calnexin (The sequence of the model RefSeq protein was modified relative to this genomic sequence to represent the inferred CDS: deleted 1 base in 1 codon), which translates to MTLQELRRRLTRRGAGHGWPARRPRCVLLTPIGARVRCNRPSLMADRRTPTPPACCRLPRQLRAPDASQVSAPATRRIMEGKWLLCMLLVLGTVIVEAHDGHDDDVIDIEDDLDDVIEEVEDSKPDTTAPPSSPKVTYKAPVPTGEVYFADSFDRGTLSGWILSKAKKDDTDDEIAKYDGKWEVDEMKESKLPGDKGLVLMSRAKHHAISAKLNKPFLFDTKPLIVQYEVNFQNGIECGGAYVNCFLKHQSFLKDQFHDKTPYTIMFGPDKCGEDYKLHFIFRHKNPKTGIYEEKHAKRPDADLKTYFTDKKTHLYTLILNPDNSFEILVDQSVVNSGNLLNDMTPPVNPSREIEDPEDRKPEDWDERPKIPDPEAVKPDDWDEDAPAKIPDEEATKPEGWLDDEPEYVPDPDAEKPEDW; encoded by the exons ATGACTCTGCAGGAACTGCGGCGCCGGCTCACACGGCGCGGAGCGGGGCACGGCTGGCCGGCCAGGCGCCCGCGCTGCGTTCTGCTCACGCCCATAGGGGCCCGCGTTCGCTGCAACCGGCCCTCCTTGATGGCTGATCGTCGCACTCCTACCCCTCCCGCCTGCTGCCGTTTGCCCCGTCAGCTAAGGGCGCCCGATGCGTCGCAAGTCTCAGCTCCAGCAACCAGACGG ATCATGGAAGGGAAGTGGTTGCTGTGTATGTTACTGGTACTTGGAACTGTTATTGTTGAGGCTCATGATGGACATGATGATGATGTGATTGATATTGAGGATGACCTTGACGATGTCATTGAAGAGGTAGAAGACTCAAAACCAGATACCACTGCTCCTCCTTCATCTCCCAAG GTCACCTACAAAGCTCCAGTTCCAACAGGGGAAGTATATTTTGCTGATTCTTTTGACAGAGGAACTCTGTCAGG GTGGATTTTATCCAAAGCCAAGAAAGATGATACCGATGATGAAATTGCCAAATATGATG GAAAGTGGGAGGTAGATGAAATGAAGGAATCAAAGCTTCCAggtgataaaggacttgtattgATGTCTCGGGCCAAGCATCATGCCATCTCCGCTAAACTGAACAAGCCCTTCCTATTTGACACCAAGCCTCTCATTGTTCA GTACGAGGTTAATTTCCAAAATGGAATCGAATGTGGTGGTGcttatgtg aactgctttctaaaACACCAGAGC tttctgaaggATCAGTTCCACGACAAGACCCCGTATACGATTATGTTTGGTCCAGATAAATGTGGAGAGGACTATAAACTGCACTTCATCTTCCGACACAAAAACCCCAAAACGGgtatttatgaagaaaaacatgCTAAGAGGCCAGATGCAGATCTGAAGACttattttactgataagaaaacaCATCTTTACACACTAA tCTTGAATCCAGACAATAGTTTTGAAATACTAGTTGACCAATCTGTGGTGAATAGTGGAAATCTGCTCAATGACATGACTCCTCCTGTAAATCCTTCACGTGAAATTGAGGACCCAGAAGACCGGAAGCCCGAGGATTGGGATGAAAGACCAAAAATCCCAGATCCAGAAGCTGTCAAGCCAGATGACTG GGATGAAGATGCCCCTGCTAAGATTCCAGATGAAGAGGCCACAAAACCTGAAGGCTGGTTAGATGATGAGCCCGAGTATGTACCTGATCCAGATGCAGAGAAACCTGAGGATTGGTAA